The DNA sequence CCGTGAAGTGGTGCTCAAGCGCGACGGTACGAACGTGGTCACCGACTCCAGCTGCGCGGCGACGTCCGGCAGCTGGAAGAGCCCGTACGACGGCGCGACCTGGACCGCGGCGTCCGATGTGGACATCGACCACGTCGTGCCGCTGGCCGACGCGTGGCGCACCGGCGCGTCGTCGTGGACGACCGCGCAGCGCCAGGCGTACGCGAACGACCTCACCGACCCGCAGCTGATCGCCGTGACGGACAACGTCAACCAGGAGAAGGGCGACAAGTCGCCCGACCAGTGGAAGCCGCCGCTCACGTCGTACTGGTGCACGTACGCGAAGATGTGGGTCGCCGTGAAGTACAAGTTCAAGCTGACGATCAACACCGCGGAGAAGACGGCGTTGACGGACATGCTGGGCCGCTGCTGATCCCTGTCAAGGGCGAATCCCCGCGGTGCCAGGGAATGGGACCGAGGTTCGCCTGCTGGGACGGCCTTCAGCGCGAGATTAGCGTCGCCGGTTGAAGACGCAACCACTCCCGCTGGAGGCCGTCCGGTGTCCCCATCCCCCCGCGCCCGCACTGCCGCGGCCTTGCTCGCCCTGCCCCTGCTGCTGACCGCGTGCTCCGCCGCCGGCACCGGACAAGCCGCTTCCGGTCCACCGAAGGCCGGCGGCACGCTGCGGCTCGGCATCTCGTCCGCGCCCGACTGCATCGACCCGCAGCAGACGTCCACGAACGCCTCGATCAACGTGTCCCGGCAGCTGGCGGACTCCCTCACCGACCAGGACCCGAAGACCGGCGAGATCAAGCCGTGGCTGGCCGAAAAGTGGGAGAGCACCGCGGATTCGACGGCGTTCACCTTCCACCTGCGTGCCGGCGCGACCTTCTCCGACGGCAGCCCGGTCGACGCCGCCGCCGTCAAAACCAGCTTCGACGGCCTGAAGGCGCTGGGCACCAAGGCACCCCTCGGCTACGGCTACCTCGCCGGGTACCGGGGCACCACCGTCGTCGACCCGCGGACCGCGCGGATCGAGTTCTCCGCGCCCAGCGCCCAGTTCCTGCAGGCCAGTTCGACGGTTTCGCTCGCCGTCCTGGCGCCGGCGGCGTTCAAGAAGACGCCGGAACAGCGCTGCCAGGGCGACGGCCTGATCGCGTCCGGCCCCTTCGTCTTCGAGAGCCTGAAGCAGAACCAGGAGATCGTCCTGGCCAAGCGCAAGGGGTACGCCTGGGGCTCGTCGCTGTTCAAGCACCAGGGCGAGGCCTACCTCGACAAGATCGACTACAAGATCGTGCCGGAACCCGGCGTCCGCACCGGCAGCCTCGCTTCCGGCCAGCTCGACGCGATCACCGACGTGCAGCCGGTCGACGAGCCGCAGTTCACCGGCAGCGGCTTCAGCGAGAACATCCGGCCGAACCCGGGCGTGGTGTTCAACCTGCACGCCAACACCACCCGCGGGGTGCTCACCGACGAGAAGGTGCGCCAGGCCGTGCTCAAGGGCGTCGACCGCACCGAGGTCGTGAACACCGTGCTGACGCCGAACTACAAGGCCGCCACGAGCATCCTCGGCTCGGCGACGCCGCTGGTCAGCGACCTGTCCGCCCAGCTCGCCTACGACCCGAAGGGCGCGACGGCGCTCCTCGACGGCGACGGCTGGGTGCCCGGCGCAGACGGGATCCGCGCGAAGAACGGGCAGCGGCTGAGCGCGGCCGTCGTGTTCTCGCCGGTGTTCAACCAGAACCGCAGCGCGCTGGAGCTGATCCAGCAGCAGCTGCGCAAGATCGGCTTCGACCTGAAGATCGAGCAGCACACCAACGCCGAGACCACGCAGATCCAGCTGGCCGGGAACTACGACTTCCTCTGGTACAACGTCACCCGCGCCGACCCGGACATCCTGCGCGGCCAGTTCTCGACGAAGG is a window from the Amycolatopsis sp. cg9 genome containing:
- a CDS encoding HNH endonuclease family protein, with amino-acid sequence MPTRRAVRHSFTILAATAVLSGTLVSVAEATPPGIPSATTAKSELASLTVKADGSQDGYSRDKFPHWIDQGSGCNTREVVLKRDGTNVVTDSSCAATSGSWKSPYDGATWTAASDVDIDHVVPLADAWRTGASSWTTAQRQAYANDLTDPQLIAVTDNVNQEKGDKSPDQWKPPLTSYWCTYAKMWVAVKYKFKLTINTAEKTALTDMLGRC
- a CDS encoding ABC transporter substrate-binding protein, whose protein sequence is MSPSPRARTAAALLALPLLLTACSAAGTGQAASGPPKAGGTLRLGISSAPDCIDPQQTSTNASINVSRQLADSLTDQDPKTGEIKPWLAEKWESTADSTAFTFHLRAGATFSDGSPVDAAAVKTSFDGLKALGTKAPLGYGYLAGYRGTTVVDPRTARIEFSAPSAQFLQASSTVSLAVLAPAAFKKTPEQRCQGDGLIASGPFVFESLKQNQEIVLAKRKGYAWGSSLFKHQGEAYLDKIDYKIVPEPGVRTGSLASGQLDAITDVQPVDEPQFTGSGFSENIRPNPGVVFNLHANTTRGVLTDEKVRQAVLKGVDRTEVVNTVLTPNYKAATSILGSATPLVSDLSAQLAYDPKGATALLDGDGWVPGADGIRAKNGQRLSAAVVFSPVFNQNRSALELIQQQLRKIGFDLKIEQHTNAETTQIQLAGNYDFLWYNVTRADPDILRGQFSTKAGNRSRLAPGNPLDAALDAQSSTVDTAKRKPSAEEAQKLIIEHAYAVPVFELTQVVALSSKAHAVDFEASSRLQLFDAWLS